The Xyrauchen texanus isolate HMW12.3.18 chromosome 28, RBS_HiC_50CHRs, whole genome shotgun sequence genome has a segment encoding these proteins:
- the LOC127622513 gene encoding zinc transporter 1-like, with amino-acid sequence MAYAQNRVRLLCMLSLTFGFFIVEVVVSRITSSLAMLSDSFHMLSDVIALVVALVAVRFAEQTQSTNKNTFGWIRAEVMGALVNAVFLTALCFTIILEATERFTEPHEIEKPWVVIGVGAAGLVVNLLGLCLFHGHAGGGGHGHSHGGNKKHKNGKARRSEMQEDCRSAGEETNNLVGNHNSSPNGVNTDRRRADVCHSNSLDLQINGNAPYEEFENGHDSASQLNMRGVFLHVLGDALGSVIVVVNALIFTFVWKPCLPGTPCENPCVGHQCANHVENISSAGTNYTMFKAGPCWVLYLDPTLCVIMVCILLYTTYPLLKESALILLQTVPKQIDMHQLNARLQELEGVLAVHELHIWQLAGSRIIATAHIKCHDPTSYMDVAKRIKDFFHDEGIHATTIQPEFVTMISESRASLCELSCRTQCAPKLCCGATDTVKQPDGTLDQKKPSESKTPMVPGEGSALEIIIESVETSSRPEAPAIITREVESSL; translated from the exons ATGGCCTACGCGCAGAACCGGGTCCGCCTGCTGTGCATGCTGTCGCTCACCTTCGGGTTCTTCATCGTGGAGGTTGTAGTAAGCCGGATTACGTCGTCTCTAGCAATGCTGTCGGACTCTTTTCATATGTTATCGGACGTGATCGCGCTGGTCGTGGCTCTGGTGGCGGTACGCTTCGCGGAGCAGACACAATCCACCAACAAGAACACGTTCGGCTGGATCCGGGCCGAGGTGATGGGCGCACTGGTCAACGCCGTGTTCCTCACCGCGCTGTGTTTCACCATCATCCTGGAGGCCACCGAGCGCTTCACAGAGCCGCATGAGATCGAGAAGCCCTGGGTGGTGATCGGAGTGGGCGCCGCGGGGCTGGTGGTCAACCTGCTCGGGCTCTGTCTCTTCCACGGGCACGCTGGAGGAGGTGGACACGGCCATTCCCACGGaggaaataaaaaacacaagaacGGGAAAGCTCGCAGGTCCGAGATGCAGGAGGATTGCCGGTCTGCTGGAGAAGAGACCAATAACCTGGTCGGGAATCACAATAGCAGCCCGAACGGCGTTAATACGGACCGAAGGAGAGCTG ATGTGTGTCATAGCAACAGCCTGGATTTGCAGATTAACGGCAACGCTCCATATGAAGAATTTGAAAACGGACATGACTCTGCATCCCAGCTCAACATGCGGGGTGTTTTCCTTCACGTCCTGGGTGATGCTCTCGGCTCTGTGATCGTGGTGGTCAACGCCCTCATTTTCACCTTTGTATGGAAGCCGTGCTTGCCCGGTACGCCCTGCGAGAACCCTTGTGTTGGTCACCAATGTGCAAACCATGTTGAGAATATCAGCAGTGCAGGAACCAACTATACTATGTTCAAAGCAGGGCCTTGCTGGGTGCTTTATCTCGACCCAACACTTTGTGTTATCATGGTCTGTATCCTTCTGTACACCACGTATCCACTTCTGAAAGAGTCTGCACTTATCCTGCTGCAAACTGTGCCCAAGCAGATCGACATGCATCAGCTCAATGCCCGGCTGCAGGAACTGGAGGGAGTGCTGGCGGTGCATGAACTGCACATCTGGCAGCTGGCGGGGAGTCGCATTATTGCCACAGCGCATATCAAATGCCACGACCCTACCTCCTATATGGACGTTGCCAAGCGTATCAAGGACTTTTTCCATGATGAGGGCATTCATGCAACGACCATTCAACCGGAATTTGTCACAATGATCTCGGAGTCTCGCGCGTCGCTTTGCGAGTTGTCCTGCAGAACACAGTGTGCACCAAAACTCTGCTGCGGTGCCACTGATACTGTAAAACAACCGGATGGTACTCTTGACCAAAAGAAACCAAGTGAGTCCAAAACCCCAATGGTCCCAGGAGAAGGTTCTGCTCTGGAgatcatcattgagtctgtggaGACTTCAAGCAGGCCTGAAGCCCCTGCAATCATCACAAGGGAAGTGGAGTCATCGCTGTGA